A single genomic interval of Croceibacter atlanticus HTCC2559 harbors:
- a CDS encoding co-chaperone GroES, whose product MALNIKPLSDRVLVEPQAAETQTASGIYIPETAKEKPQKGKVVAVGGGKKDHDMTVKVGDIVLYGKYSGTELKLEGNDYLMMREDDILAVI is encoded by the coding sequence ATGGCACTTAACATTAAACCATTATCAGATCGTGTTTTAGTAGAGCCTCAAGCCGCTGAAACTCAAACTGCTTCTGGAATATATATCCCAGAAACAGCAAAGGAAAAACCACAAAAAGGTAAAGTTGTCGCTGTAGGTGGCGGTAAAAAAGACCACGACATGACCGTTAAGGTCGGAGATATTGTTCTTTACGGTAAGTACTCTGGAACAGAGCTTAAATTAGAAGGTAATGATTACCTAATGATGCGTGAAGATGATATTCTTGCAGTAATCTAA
- the secG gene encoding preprotein translocase subunit SecG: MSTFTIFLVLIVIVAFLLIVVIMVQNPKGGGLSSSFGGGGTQQLGGVKKTTDFLDKSTWTLATVMLALILLSNINLFGGAVSTESRILDEDAVPATTLPQSTPATNDAETTTQATDSVQ, from the coding sequence ATGAGCACGTTTACAATATTCTTAGTCCTAATAGTTATCGTAGCATTTTTGCTAATCGTCGTAATAATGGTACAAAACCCAAAAGGTGGCGGTTTATCTTCATCTTTCGGTGGTGGTGGTACACAACAATTAGGTGGTGTTAAAAAAACAACCGACTTTTTAGATAAAAGTACGTGGACACTTGCAACTGTAATGTTAGCATTAATCCTTTTGTCTAACATTAATTTATTTGGTGGCGCTGTAAGTACAGAGTCTCGTATTTTAGATGAAGATGCAGTACCTGCAACAACACTTCCGCAATCTACACCTGCAACAAACGATGCTGAAACTACAACACAAGCTACAGATAGCGTACAGTAG
- a CDS encoding LptE family protein has protein sequence MKLKLIVIICLAFSITSCGIYSFSGADVGEAKTFQVNYINNNASIVEPGIERTFRLELQDLIQNQTNLGLSTEGADLIYEGEITEYYIAPITAVAENTAAQNRLTISVNIRFINTLEPENDLERRFSFYYDYPGGQQLIGSTLATALDEIYERLTQDIFNATLANW, from the coding sequence ATGAAATTAAAACTTATTGTTATTATATGCCTTGCTTTTAGTATAACATCTTGCGGAATTTATTCCTTCTCAGGAGCAGATGTTGGTGAGGCTAAGACGTTTCAGGTTAACTATATAAACAACAACGCATCTATAGTTGAGCCAGGAATAGAACGTACGTTTAGATTAGAGCTACAAGACCTTATTCAAAATCAAACAAATTTAGGCTTGTCTACAGAAGGTGCAGATTTAATTTATGAAGGTGAAATTACAGAGTATTATATTGCGCCAATAACAGCAGTTGCAGAAAATACAGCTGCACAAAACAGGTTAACAATATCTGTAAACATTAGGTTTATAAATACTCTCGAACCAGAAAATGATCTGGAAAGACGCTTTTCGTTTTACTACGATTATCCTGGTGGGCAACAATTAATAGGAAGCACTTTAGCTACAGCTTTAGATGAAATCTATGAACGTCTTACACAAGACATTTTTAATGCAACATTAGCAAACTGGTAA
- a CDS encoding sigma-54 interaction domain-containing protein — protein sequence MESVQVTKQRFGIIGNDTKLNRAIEKAIKVSPTDISVLVIGESGVGKESIPRIIHSLSHRKHAKYIAVNCGAIPEGTIDSELFGHEKGAFTGATQTRNGYFEVADGGTIFLDEVGELPLPTQVRLLRVLENGEFIKVGSSKVQKTNVRIVAATNVNMFEAINKEKFREDLYYRLSTIEIELPPLREREEDIHLLFRKFASDFALKYKMPTVRLTDEATALLQNYRWSGNIRQLRNVAEQLSVLEQSREVDARSLREYLPDMGKNLPAVVSKTKKDSDFSNEREILYKVLFDMKSDLNDLKKLTMELMKNGDSSQVKEDNESLIQKIYGEDDEVAEFEEELEDKFEVLQIPENNHPAERKEDKYHFAEEIEEEETLSLQDKELELIKKSLERHGGKRKAAAQELGISERTLYRKIKQYDLN from the coding sequence ATGGAGTCAGTTCAAGTTACAAAACAACGTTTCGGTATAATAGGTAATGATACCAAGCTTAACCGAGCTATTGAGAAAGCAATAAAAGTATCTCCTACAGATATTTCTGTATTGGTTATAGGAGAAAGTGGTGTAGGTAAAGAAAGTATACCGCGTATAATACATTCCCTTTCGCATAGAAAACACGCCAAGTATATAGCTGTAAACTGTGGTGCAATTCCAGAAGGAACTATAGATAGTGAACTTTTTGGTCATGAAAAAGGTGCTTTTACTGGAGCTACACAAACTAGAAATGGTTATTTTGAAGTTGCAGATGGTGGTACAATATTCTTAGATGAGGTAGGTGAGTTACCACTACCAACTCAAGTACGTTTATTACGTGTTTTAGAAAATGGAGAGTTTATAAAAGTAGGATCTTCAAAAGTTCAAAAAACAAATGTTCGTATTGTAGCAGCTACAAACGTTAATATGTTTGAAGCTATAAATAAAGAAAAATTTAGAGAAGATTTATATTACAGGTTAAGCACAATCGAGATTGAGTTGCCACCTTTAAGAGAGCGTGAAGAAGATATTCATTTGCTATTTAGAAAATTTGCTTCAGACTTTGCCTTAAAATATAAAATGCCAACCGTGCGTTTAACAGATGAGGCAACTGCATTACTGCAAAACTACAGATGGTCTGGTAATATAAGACAGTTAAGAAATGTTGCAGAACAACTTTCTGTATTAGAGCAATCTAGAGAGGTAGATGCTCGCTCACTAAGAGAATATTTGCCAGATATGGGCAAAAACTTACCTGCTGTGGTTTCTAAAACAAAAAAGGATAGCGACTTTAGTAATGAACGCGAAATTTTATACAAGGTTCTTTTCGATATGAAAAGTGATTTAAATGACTTGAAAAAACTCACTATGGAGTTAATGAAAAATGGAGATTCAAGTCAGGTTAAAGAAGATAATGAAAGCTTGATTCAAAAAATTTATGGTGAAGATGATGAGGTGGCAGAATTTGAGGAAGAATTAGAAGACAAGTTTGAGGTCCTTCAAATCCCAGAAAACAATCATCCAGCAGAACGCAAAGAAGACAAATATCATTTTGCTGAAGAAATAGAAGAAGAGGAAACATTATCCTTACAAGACAAGGAACTTGAACTTATAAAAAAATCTTTAGAACGTCACGGCGGAAAACGAAAAGCCGCTGCACAAGAACTAGGAATAAGCGAGCGCACTTTATATAGAAAAATTAAGCAATACGACCTAAACTAA
- the miaB gene encoding tRNA (N6-isopentenyl adenosine(37)-C2)-methylthiotransferase MiaB gives MEKILDEKLQGNSLVLEQDATNKRKLFIESYGCAMNFSDSEIVASIMAKEGFNTTPNLEDADLVLVNTCSIRDKAEQTVRKRLEKYNAVKRDHNPNMKVGVLGCMAERLKSKFLEEEKIVDLVVGPDAYKDLPNLIKEVEEGRDAVNVILSKDETYGDVSPVRLQTNGVSAFVSITRGCDNMCTFCVVPFTRGRERSRDPQSILDEVRNLSENGYKEITLLGQNVDSYLWYGGGMKKDFSKATPMQQATATGFPQLLKMVAETFPNMRIRFSTSNPQDMTEDVIKTMAAYSNICKHIHLPVQSGSDRILKEMNRLHTREEYFSLIDTIRAYMPDCSISQDMIIGFPTETEQDHKDTLSLMEKVQYNFGYMYKYSERPGTMAGRKMEDDVPEEVKKRRLSEVVALQRQLSQLQTEKNIGKTVEVLVERESKKSDKEWSGRTSQNAVAVFPKEHYKVGDLVNVKIHDCTSATLIGNAIGYSGTN, from the coding sequence ATGGAAAAGATTTTAGATGAAAAATTACAAGGTAATAGCCTTGTCTTAGAGCAGGACGCTACTAATAAGCGTAAGCTTTTTATTGAAAGTTATGGCTGTGCTATGAATTTTAGCGACAGTGAAATTGTAGCTTCTATAATGGCTAAAGAAGGTTTTAATACTACTCCAAATTTAGAAGATGCAGATTTGGTTTTGGTAAATACCTGTTCAATTAGAGATAAAGCAGAACAGACTGTAAGAAAGCGGTTAGAGAAATATAATGCTGTAAAACGCGATCATAACCCAAATATGAAAGTTGGTGTTTTGGGATGTATGGCAGAGCGTTTAAAAAGTAAGTTTTTAGAAGAAGAAAAAATTGTTGATCTAGTTGTAGGACCAGACGCTTATAAAGATTTACCAAACCTTATAAAAGAGGTAGAGGAAGGTAGAGATGCTGTAAATGTAATTTTATCTAAAGACGAAACGTATGGAGATGTCTCTCCAGTGAGATTGCAAACCAACGGTGTATCTGCGTTTGTATCCATAACAAGAGGTTGTGATAATATGTGCACGTTTTGTGTTGTGCCTTTTACTAGAGGAAGAGAACGCAGTCGAGATCCACAGAGTATATTAGATGAAGTTAGAAACTTATCAGAAAACGGTTATAAAGAAATTACCTTATTAGGTCAAAATGTAGATAGCTACCTTTGGTATGGTGGTGGTATGAAAAAAGACTTTAGCAAGGCAACTCCTATGCAACAGGCTACCGCTACAGGATTTCCGCAATTATTAAAAATGGTTGCAGAAACATTTCCTAATATGAGAATTCGTTTTTCCACATCTAATCCGCAGGATATGACAGAAGATGTGATTAAAACAATGGCAGCCTACAGCAACATTTGTAAACACATACACTTACCTGTGCAAAGCGGAAGCGATCGCATTCTTAAAGAAATGAATAGGTTGCATACGCGAGAAGAGTATTTTAGTTTAATTGATACTATTAGGGCTTATATGCCAGATTGTAGTATCTCTCAAGATATGATTATAGGATTTCCTACAGAAACCGAGCAAGATCATAAAGACACATTATCGTTAATGGAAAAAGTACAATATAACTTCGGGTATATGTACAAATATTCAGAACGACCTGGTACAATGGCTGGTCGTAAAATGGAAGATGACGTGCCAGAAGAGGTGAAGAAAAGAAGGCTTTCTGAGGTTGTAGCATTGCAGAGACAACTAAGTCAACTTCAAACTGAAAAGAATATTGGTAAAACTGTAGAGGTTCTTGTTGAAAGAGAATCAAAAAAATCTGATAAAGAATGGAGTGGTCGTACTTCACAAAATGCAGTGGCAGTATTTCCAAAAGAGCATTATAAAGTAGGGGATTTAGTAAACGTAAAAATTCACGATTGTACAAGTGCCACGTTAATTGGTAATGCTATAGGCTATAGTGGTACTAATTAA
- a CDS encoding LVIVD repeat-containing protein, with product MKAFYRISLFVISLLIVSCVQDDNGDFIDYQVAIPVTQSLTDFRASVSIEDPQPIQQPGKIYTYEDYIFVNDFFQGIHIIDNSNPENPVKLSYLKIPANQDIAVKDDILYADSGIDLVAFNISNITNITTVARLENVFPTYNELTPEGADFIDYSTFNADEDVIVGFTIETRREVFYDTAVVEASNDAGSGNTGQGGSLARFNITGDFLYAVDNFSLNVFDITNLDNPQDLGEEHVGWQIETIFSYEDYLYIGSTAGMFIYSLDTPSSPTYQSEISHIVGCDPVVVQGNFAYVTIRGGNLCGQDLSILEVINVEDKQNPFILEQYSLDQPYGLGVKDDLVFVCDQGVGLRVFNASQTPVLEQIQLFENATALDVIPQDDKLIMVSETSIFQYLYTEDGLTLLSEFNLL from the coding sequence ATGAAAGCCTTTTACCGCATTAGCCTTTTTGTTATTTCACTGCTAATAGTTAGCTGTGTCCAAGATGATAATGGTGATTTTATTGATTATCAAGTTGCTATTCCTGTAACACAATCTTTAACAGATTTTAGAGCATCTGTAAGTATTGAAGATCCTCAACCAATACAGCAACCAGGAAAAATTTACACCTATGAAGATTATATATTTGTAAATGATTTTTTTCAAGGCATACATATTATTGACAACTCTAACCCTGAAAACCCAGTAAAACTTAGCTATCTAAAAATTCCTGCAAATCAAGATATTGCTGTAAAAGATGATATTCTATATGCAGATAGCGGAATAGATTTAGTGGCATTCAACATTTCGAACATCACTAATATTACAACTGTAGCCAGATTAGAAAATGTGTTTCCAACCTATAATGAGCTAACTCCAGAAGGTGCAGACTTTATAGATTATTCTACTTTTAATGCAGATGAAGATGTAATTGTTGGCTTTACCATAGAAACTAGAAGAGAAGTATTTTATGATACAGCCGTAGTTGAAGCGTCAAATGATGCTGGTTCTGGGAATACTGGACAAGGCGGATCTTTAGCTAGATTTAATATTACAGGAGATTTTCTGTATGCCGTAGACAATTTTAGCTTAAATGTTTTTGACATCACAAATCTTGACAACCCACAAGATTTAGGCGAAGAACACGTAGGCTGGCAAATTGAAACTATTTTTAGTTATGAAGACTATCTTTACATAGGTAGTACAGCAGGTATGTTCATTTATTCTTTAGACACACCTTCTAGCCCTACATACCAATCAGAAATATCTCATATTGTAGGTTGCGATCCTGTAGTTGTACAAGGTAACTTTGCTTATGTTACAATTCGTGGTGGTAATCTTTGCGGACAAGATCTAAGTATCCTAGAAGTTATAAACGTTGAAGATAAACAAAACCCTTTTATACTAGAACAATACAGCTTAGACCAACCTTATGGATTGGGTGTAAAAGATGATTTGGTTTTTGTTTGTGACCAAGGTGTAGGCTTACGTGTTTTTAACGCTAGCCAGACACCAGTTTTAGAACAAATTCAGCTTTTCGAAAATGCTACTGCATTAGATGTTATTCCACAAGACGATAAGTTGATTATGGTAAGCGAAACTTCAATTTTTCAATATTTATATACCGAAGACGGCCTAACATTGCTAAGTGAGTTTAACTTACTATAA